The proteins below come from a single Parazoarcus communis genomic window:
- a CDS encoding sulfite oxidase heme-binding subunit YedZ, translating into MNPAMRTVSADQIGAIKAFLFLLCLIPGAQLVLGWRADQLGANPIEYITHATGSWTLRFLLITLAITPLRRYTGLHWLVRLRRMLGLFAFAYGAAHFAIYLWLDQFFDWAAIAKDILKRPYITVGFTALVLMVPLAATSTNAAIKRLGGRRWQALHRSIYAIAIFGVLHYWWLVKADILQPVVYSLILAALLGLRAWWREQERRRQLSTPPPVAPSLKGKVIRIVPK; encoded by the coding sequence ATGAACCCTGCAATGCGAACCGTCAGCGCCGACCAGATCGGCGCAATCAAGGCTTTTCTCTTCCTGTTGTGCCTGATTCCCGGCGCCCAGCTCGTCCTCGGCTGGCGGGCCGACCAGCTCGGCGCCAACCCGATCGAGTACATCACCCACGCCACTGGCAGCTGGACCCTGCGTTTCCTGCTGATCACGCTCGCCATCACGCCACTGAGACGCTATACCGGCCTGCACTGGCTGGTACGCCTGCGCCGCATGCTCGGTCTGTTCGCTTTCGCCTACGGCGCGGCGCACTTCGCCATCTATCTGTGGCTGGATCAGTTCTTCGACTGGGCGGCCATCGCCAAGGACATCCTGAAGCGTCCCTACATCACCGTCGGCTTCACCGCGCTGGTGCTGATGGTGCCGCTCGCGGCGACCTCGACCAACGCGGCGATCAAGCGCCTCGGCGGCCGACGCTGGCAGGCGCTGCACCGCTCGATCTACGCCATCGCGATCTTCGGCGTGCTGCATTACTGGTGGCTGGTGAAGGCGGACATCCTGCAACCGGTGGTCTACAGCCTGATCCTCGCCGCACTGCTGGGGCTGCGCGCCTGGTGGCGCGAACAGGAGCGGCGCCGGCAGCTGTCCACCCCGCCGCCGGTGGCACCCTCGCTCAAGGGCAAGGTCATTCGCATCGTGCCCAAATGA
- the msrP gene encoding protein-methionine-sulfoxide reductase catalytic subunit MsrP, giving the protein MLIKRPDDIAASEITPRALFEDRRRFLLKAGAGVIAGAALWNGLPRAADAAPMKLSPLQASPFSISEEQTAYKAVTGYNNYYEFGTGKEDPAMNAGVLQTRPWTVRVEGLVGKPRTFDIDELLKLAPLEERIYRLRCVEAWSMVVPWVGFPLAALLKQVDPLGSAKYVEFVTHYDPKIMTRRQILDWPYTEGLRLDEAMHPLTILALGLYGEVLPNQNGAPVRLVVPWKYGFKSAKSIVAIRLHETQPATAWNKSAPQEYGFYSNVNPEVDHPRWSQATERRIGDLRKRPTLMFNGYADQVASLYQGMDLRRQF; this is encoded by the coding sequence ATGCTCATCAAACGCCCTGACGATATCGCCGCATCCGAGATCACACCGCGCGCCCTGTTCGAGGACCGCCGTCGCTTCCTGCTCAAGGCGGGAGCGGGCGTGATTGCGGGCGCTGCACTGTGGAACGGCCTGCCGCGCGCCGCCGACGCCGCGCCGATGAAGCTGTCGCCCCTGCAAGCCTCGCCATTCAGCATCAGCGAAGAACAGACCGCATACAAGGCGGTCACCGGCTACAACAACTACTACGAGTTCGGCACCGGCAAGGAAGATCCGGCGATGAATGCCGGCGTGCTGCAGACGCGGCCCTGGACCGTGCGGGTTGAAGGCCTCGTCGGCAAGCCGCGCACCTTCGATATCGACGAACTGCTCAAGCTGGCGCCGCTGGAAGAGCGCATCTATCGCCTGCGCTGCGTCGAGGCCTGGTCGATGGTCGTGCCCTGGGTGGGTTTTCCGCTCGCAGCACTGCTCAAGCAGGTCGATCCGCTGGGGAGCGCAAAGTATGTCGAGTTCGTCACCCACTACGATCCCAAGATCATGACCCGCCGCCAGATTCTCGACTGGCCCTACACCGAGGGTCTGCGTCTGGATGAGGCCATGCATCCGCTCACCATTCTGGCGCTCGGCCTGTACGGCGAAGTGCTGCCAAATCAGAACGGTGCGCCAGTGCGGCTGGTCGTGCCCTGGAAGTACGGCTTCAAGAGCGCGAAGTCCATCGTCGCCATCCGCCTGCACGAGACCCAGCCCGCAACCGCCTGGAACAAGTCGGCGCCGCAGGAGTATGGTTTCTACTCGAACGTGAATCCGGAGGTGGATCATCCGCGCTGGAGCCAGGCCACCGAGCGTCGCATCGGCGATTTACGCAAGCGCCCCACGCTGATGTTCAACGGCTATGCCGATCAGGTTGCCAGCCTCTATCAGGGCATGGACCTGCGCAGGCAGTTCTGA